The following are from one region of the Bacillus methanolicus MGA3 genome:
- the rlmD gene encoding 23S rRNA (uracil(1939)-C(5))-methyltransferase RlmD has translation MSKTLPVQKNDYIDVTFEDLTHDGAGVAKVDGYPIFVPKALPGEKAKIKVIKINKSYGIGRLIEIYERSHYRVDVASGDAHKYGGCQLQHMSYEGQLQFKENQVRQVLTRIGKLEDVKVHPILGMDNPWHYRNKAQVPVGEKDGKLIAGFFKPRSHEIVDTNESLIQIPEINKAVQAVKEICSELGIPAYNEEAHKGVLRHIMARYGKQTGELMVVIITRTADIPHKNKLVKEIIARLPKVKSIVHNVNPKRTNVILGEKTTVLWGNEVIYDYIGNVKFAISALSFYQVNPDQTKVLYDKALEYAGLTGEETVIDAYCGIGTISLFLAQKAKKVFGVEVVPEAIEDAKRNAELNGITNAEFAVGEAEVVIPKWYKEGNKADVLVVDPPRKGCDEALLKAIIDMKPKKVVYVSCNPATLSRDLRILEDGGYKTLEVQPVDMFPQTMHVEVIVKLVLKGTVE, from the coding sequence ATGAGCAAAACACTGCCGGTTCAAAAAAACGATTATATAGATGTTACTTTTGAAGACCTGACGCATGATGGAGCAGGCGTTGCCAAGGTGGATGGCTACCCGATCTTCGTTCCAAAAGCACTGCCAGGTGAAAAAGCTAAAATAAAAGTCATTAAAATAAACAAAAGCTATGGCATCGGCCGTCTGATTGAGATTTATGAAAGAAGCCATTACCGCGTTGACGTGGCAAGCGGTGACGCCCATAAATACGGAGGCTGCCAGCTTCAGCACATGAGTTATGAAGGGCAGCTGCAGTTTAAAGAAAATCAAGTCCGGCAAGTGCTCACCCGCATCGGCAAACTAGAAGATGTGAAGGTCCATCCAATTTTAGGTATGGACAACCCTTGGCACTACCGAAACAAAGCTCAAGTTCCTGTTGGTGAAAAAGACGGTAAACTCATTGCCGGCTTTTTTAAACCGCGAAGCCATGAAATCGTCGATACAAATGAAAGCCTAATACAGATTCCGGAAATCAATAAAGCAGTGCAGGCAGTGAAGGAAATCTGCAGCGAACTCGGAATTCCGGCTTATAATGAAGAGGCACATAAAGGAGTGCTTCGCCACATTATGGCCCGCTACGGAAAACAAACAGGGGAGCTCATGGTTGTCATTATTACAAGAACAGCCGACATCCCGCATAAAAACAAACTAGTCAAAGAAATTATCGCCCGTCTCCCGAAAGTAAAATCGATTGTCCATAACGTAAATCCAAAGCGGACGAACGTTATTTTAGGCGAGAAAACAACTGTACTTTGGGGAAATGAAGTCATCTATGATTATATTGGGAACGTTAAATTTGCTATCTCTGCCTTGTCCTTTTATCAGGTGAACCCTGACCAAACGAAAGTGCTGTATGACAAAGCTCTGGAGTACGCCGGATTGACTGGGGAAGAAACAGTCATTGATGCATACTGCGGCATCGGAACGATCTCATTGTTCCTTGCTCAAAAAGCGAAAAAAGTATTCGGCGTTGAAGTTGTACCGGAAGCAATTGAAGATGCAAAGCGAAATGCCGAATTAAATGGAATCACCAACGCCGAATTTGCCGTTGGGGAGGCGGAAGTCGTCATTCCTAAATGGTATAAAGAAGGAAACAAAGCAGACGTACTCGTGGTCGACCCGCCGCGGAAAGGCTGCGATGAGGCGTTATTGAAGGCGATTATTGATATGAAACCGAAAAAGGTTGTGTATGTATCTTGTAATCCAGCGACTCTCTCTCGTGACTTGCGAATCCTTGAGGATGGTGGATATAAAACGCTTGAAGTGCAGCCAGTGGATATGTTTCCGCAGACGATGCATGTTGAGGTGATAGTGAAGCTTGTTTTAAAAGGTACAGTAGAATAA
- a CDS encoding recombinase family protein: MNPHTNQLEVDERTAPYVKEIFHLYLYQGWGMFKITNDFMSRGIPTPRAVAGAINAGAKWHQNTIKGILNNPAYTGSLVHNREETTKFLSDSELYKIRKKVDLEKQIIIKNTHPPLITEDDFRAVQELMKKKGAHRSNGKESLFAHIAKCADCGSGMHFKPDRRKGAYVCGGYVKFTTVHCSSHIIEESILLQTVKDDLRGLIKDSLKLEKLYGIAEKKVSSVSSNFEKEIKQTERQLKEVNKRFDNILTLHTEGHITIEQFKAQNERIAQQQKELAVKKAELQSALSTRKDTAEELQFFKKEVERFANLDIDDEQVLKQVLQRLINKIEVYEEGKIKIHYNLSPSLSS, translated from the coding sequence ATGAACCCTCATACTAATCAGCTAGAAGTAGACGAAAGAACCGCTCCTTATGTAAAAGAGATTTTTCATCTTTACCTCTACCAAGGGTGGGGAATGTTTAAAATTACAAATGATTTTATGTCAAGGGGCATACCTACACCAAGAGCAGTAGCAGGAGCCATTAATGCAGGAGCAAAATGGCACCAGAACACAATAAAAGGTATCCTAAACAACCCTGCTTACACAGGAAGCCTAGTACACAACAGAGAAGAAACAACAAAGTTTCTAAGTGACTCTGAGTTGTATAAGATTAGAAAAAAGGTAGACCTTGAAAAGCAAATCATTATTAAAAACACTCATCCCCCTCTCATTACGGAAGATGATTTTAGAGCGGTTCAGGAACTCATGAAGAAAAAAGGAGCCCACAGAAGCAACGGTAAAGAGAGTTTATTTGCTCATATCGCTAAATGTGCAGACTGTGGAAGTGGAATGCATTTTAAGCCTGATAGACGTAAAGGGGCTTATGTTTGTGGGGGCTATGTAAAGTTTACAACCGTTCATTGCTCTTCACATATCATTGAGGAAAGTATTCTCTTGCAGACTGTTAAAGATGACCTCAGGGGTCTTATAAAAGATAGTCTTAAACTAGAAAAGCTTTACGGTATCGCAGAGAAGAAAGTTAGTTCTGTAAGTTCCAACTTTGAAAAGGAAATTAAGCAAACTGAGAGACAACTTAAAGAAGTAAACAAACGGTTTGATAATATTCTAACGCTGCATACAGAGGGGCATATCACAATAGAGCAATTCAAGGCTCAAAATGAAAGAATAGCCCAACAACAGAAGGAACTTGCAGTCAAAAAAGCTGAGCTTCAATCCGCTCTATCTACTAGAAAAGATACCGCAGAAGAATTACAGTTCTTTAAAAAGGAAGTAGAACGCTTTGCTAACCTTGACATTGACGATGAACAGGTATTAAAGCAAGTTCTACAAAGACTCATTAATAAGATAGAAGTTTATGAGGAAGGAAAGATTAAAATACATTACAACCTTTCCCCCTCACTTTCTTCTTAA
- a CDS encoding helix-turn-helix domain-containing protein, which produces MVWVMERLVNMSKESISENHFVAVPNSLRKCIGLSANDKDVLYDILWSINDNESCFPSKSTIAERLNIGESTVGRSLNKLHSMYFLNIENRVGTSNLYSICLLEDNPYLIISELTHWYKKRYKTVDVPKNFCKSKVSKAISKYLAEKHKEYADRLFDCCSNEDYNSVLENFLEEMNKYVVNATNVKIEYKWNKEVPLF; this is translated from the coding sequence ATGGTATGGGTAATGGAGAGGTTAGTAAATATGTCTAAGGAGAGTATAAGTGAAAATCATTTTGTAGCTGTTCCTAATTCATTAAGGAAATGTATTGGTCTTTCTGCAAACGATAAGGATGTATTATATGATATTTTATGGTCGATTAATGATAATGAAAGCTGTTTTCCATCTAAATCGACTATTGCGGAAAGGTTAAATATAGGTGAAAGTACAGTAGGGAGGTCATTGAACAAGCTACACTCAATGTACTTCCTTAACATTGAGAATAGAGTAGGAACATCTAATCTTTATTCAATATGTTTACTAGAGGATAATCCATATTTGATTATTAGTGAGTTAACACATTGGTATAAGAAGAGATACAAAACTGTAGATGTTCCGAAGAACTTTTGTAAATCAAAAGTTTCAAAGGCTATTTCAAAATATCTTGCTGAAAAGCATAAGGAATATGCGGATAGGTTGTTCGATTGCTGTAGTAACGAGGATTATAATTCAGTCCTAGAAAACTTCCTTGAAGAAATGAATAAGTATGTTGTAAATGCTACCAATGTAAAGATTGAATATAAATGGAACAAAGAAGTACCTTTATTCTAA
- a CDS encoding helix-turn-helix transcriptional regulator — MEKEFLTVHSLSKLLDMSEQTTYKLAREGVIPGRVKVGKSVRFNKTVVVEWLQNGGAKDDSEN; from the coding sequence ATGGAAAAAGAGTTTCTAACAGTTCATTCATTATCAAAATTGCTAGATATGAGTGAGCAAACAACCTATAAACTAGCACGAGAAGGAGTAATTCCAGGACGTGTAAAGGTAGGTAAATCAGTTCGTTTTAACAAAACGGTTGTAGTTGAATGGCTCCAAAATGGAGGTGCTAAAGATGATAGTGAAAACTAA
- a CDS encoding ferritin-like domain-containing protein, with the protein MNPYSDYYELSNRQNDKLVKDIEKAINGEYSAIQCYEKLANLAPSSKERNQILEIRQDEIRHFQQFTQIYVSLTGRQPKYKLIEECPNTYKEGLEFAFLDEQETVDFYLDISEQTSDPYIKGVFHRASADEQNHAVWFLYYLSRKRH; encoded by the coding sequence ATGAACCCTTATTCGGATTATTACGAATTGTCAAACAGACAGAATGATAAATTGGTAAAAGATATAGAGAAAGCCATTAATGGGGAGTATAGTGCCATTCAATGCTATGAAAAATTGGCTAATCTGGCACCTTCATCGAAGGAGAGAAATCAAATTCTTGAAATTCGTCAAGATGAAATAAGACATTTTCAACAGTTTACACAAATATATGTTAGTCTAACCGGAAGACAACCAAAGTATAAACTAATTGAAGAATGTCCAAACACTTACAAGGAAGGCTTGGAGTTTGCTTTTTTAGATGAGCAAGAAACTGTGGATTTTTATTTAGATATATCAGAACAAACAAGTGACCCATATATAAAAGGGGTATTTCATAGAGCGTCAGCAGATGAGCAGAACCATGCTGTTTGGTTTCTTTACTATTTATCAAGAAAGAGACATTAA
- a CDS encoding malate:quinone oxidoreductase produces MICLYFRQKRLVKMSSRETKTDVILIGAGIMSATLGTLLKELAPEWEIKVFEKLANAGEESSNEWNNAGTGHAALCELNYTPEKSDGSIDISKAIKINEQFQLSRQFWSYLVNSNLIRNPQDFIRPIPHMSLVQGEKNVAFLKKRFKALSNNPLFQGMEFSDDPEKLKEWIPLIMEGRTSNEPIAATKIDSGTDVNFGALTRMLFDHLKSKNVEINYKHSVKDIKRTSDGSWKVKVYDIDSGKIEYHTAKFVFIGGGGGSLPLLQKTGIPESKHIGGFPVSGLFMVCNNPEVVAQHHAKVYGKAKVGAPPMSVPHLDTRYINNKKSLLFGPFAGFSPKFLKTGSNLDLIRTIKPNNILTMLAAGIKEMALTKYLIQQVMLSNEKRMEELREFVPNAKSEDWDIVVAGQRVQVIKDTEAGGKGTLQFGTEVVSAADGSIAALLGASPGASTSVHVMLEVLEKCFPQHMKEWEPKIKEMIPSYGVSLVENPELLHEIHNSTAKTLGLSEKEPVFS; encoded by the coding sequence ATGATATGTTTATATTTTAGACAGAAAAGGTTGGTAAAAATGAGCAGCAGAGAAACTAAAACAGATGTCATTTTAATTGGCGCTGGAATCATGAGTGCGACTTTGGGGACACTCTTGAAAGAATTAGCACCGGAATGGGAAATTAAAGTGTTTGAGAAACTCGCAAACGCAGGAGAAGAAAGCTCTAACGAATGGAATAATGCGGGTACGGGTCATGCTGCATTGTGCGAGCTTAACTATACACCCGAAAAATCCGACGGATCTATAGATATTAGCAAAGCAATAAAAATTAATGAACAGTTTCAGCTTTCAAGACAGTTTTGGTCTTATCTTGTAAACAGCAATCTGATTCGTAATCCGCAGGACTTTATCAGGCCAATACCTCATATGAGTTTAGTGCAAGGGGAAAAAAATGTAGCTTTTTTGAAAAAACGTTTTAAAGCGCTTTCAAATAATCCACTGTTTCAAGGGATGGAATTTTCCGATGACCCTGAAAAACTGAAGGAATGGATTCCGCTTATCATGGAAGGCCGTACATCGAATGAACCGATAGCGGCAACAAAAATCGATTCTGGAACGGATGTCAACTTTGGTGCTTTAACACGCATGTTGTTTGACCACTTAAAGAGTAAAAACGTCGAGATAAACTACAAGCATAGTGTTAAGGATATTAAACGTACTAGCGACGGTTCGTGGAAAGTGAAAGTGTATGATATCGATAGCGGCAAAATCGAATACCATACTGCAAAATTCGTCTTTATCGGCGGTGGGGGCGGAAGTCTGCCTTTACTACAAAAAACGGGTATTCCTGAGTCAAAACATATTGGAGGATTCCCGGTAAGCGGACTATTTATGGTATGTAACAATCCGGAAGTTGTAGCGCAGCATCATGCAAAAGTATATGGTAAAGCTAAGGTCGGTGCTCCTCCAATGTCTGTTCCGCATCTTGATACAAGATATATCAATAACAAAAAATCGTTACTGTTTGGACCGTTTGCCGGCTTCTCGCCAAAGTTCTTAAAAACAGGTTCAAATTTAGATTTGATACGTACTATAAAACCGAATAATATCTTAACTATGTTGGCGGCAGGCATAAAAGAGATGGCATTGACAAAGTACCTGATCCAGCAAGTTATGTTATCGAATGAAAAGCGAATGGAAGAATTACGCGAGTTTGTTCCGAACGCCAAAAGCGAAGATTGGGATATAGTGGTAGCAGGCCAACGTGTGCAAGTTATCAAAGATACTGAGGCTGGCGGTAAAGGAACACTTCAATTTGGTACGGAAGTTGTTAGTGCCGCTGATGGCTCGATAGCTGCATTGCTTGGCGCTTCTCCGGGTGCTTCTACTTCCGTTCACGTTATGCTTGAGGTTTTAGAAAAATGCTTTCCACAACATATGAAAGAGTGGGAACCGAAAATAAAAGAAATGATTCCTTCTTATGGCGTATCACTAGTGGAAAACCCAGAGCTTTTGCACGAAATTCATAACTCAACTGCGAAGACGCTTGGTCTAAGCGAAAAAGAGCCGGTCTTTAGTTAA
- a CDS encoding LysR family transcriptional regulator, which translates to MELRQLQYFLEVAKREHVSEAAEALHVAQSAISRQIGNLEAELGVQLFEREGRNVKLTPIGRHFLPHVETALKAIEYAKQQIEEYLDPERGIIKIGFPTSLASHTMPMVISAFKEKHPNISFHLRQGAYKFLIEAVKNREIDLAFLGPVPTGETGIKGDILFSESFAALLPSNHPLAKRNSLVLNELRNEPFVTFPQGYILHQIVLDACRQAGFSPIISSEGEDLDAIKGLVSAGIGVTLLPESALYETVLRFAVKVPIEMPHVKRNVGVIVSDHYELAPSVKVFYRFVKDFFSTLERYQ; encoded by the coding sequence ATGGAACTAAGACAACTTCAATATTTTTTAGAGGTGGCCAAACGGGAACACGTTTCCGAAGCAGCTGAAGCTCTACACGTCGCACAATCTGCCATTAGCAGACAGATTGGTAATTTAGAAGCCGAACTTGGAGTACAGCTATTTGAACGGGAAGGACGAAATGTGAAGCTCACCCCTATCGGCCGCCACTTTTTGCCTCATGTTGAAACAGCGCTAAAAGCAATTGAATACGCAAAACAACAAATCGAAGAATATTTAGACCCGGAACGCGGAATCATCAAAATCGGATTTCCAACAAGTTTGGCAAGCCATACAATGCCAATGGTCATTTCCGCTTTTAAAGAAAAACATCCAAACATTTCATTTCATTTGCGTCAAGGAGCTTACAAATTCTTAATCGAAGCCGTGAAAAATAGAGAAATCGATTTGGCGTTTCTCGGTCCAGTTCCGACGGGAGAAACAGGAATTAAAGGAGATATTTTATTTTCCGAATCGTTTGCCGCTCTTCTTCCAAGCAATCATCCGCTCGCCAAACGAAACAGCTTAGTACTAAACGAACTGCGCAACGAACCATTTGTGACATTTCCTCAAGGGTACATTTTGCATCAAATTGTACTCGATGCTTGCCGACAAGCAGGATTTTCACCCATCATCTCATCGGAAGGCGAAGACTTAGATGCAATCAAGGGCCTCGTCTCCGCAGGGATTGGCGTCACTCTTCTTCCGGAAAGCGCCCTTTATGAAACGGTGCTTCGCTTCGCAGTAAAGGTGCCAATCGAAATGCCGCATGTCAAACGAAACGTCGGTGTTATTGTTTCCGACCATTACGAGCTGGCGCCGTCTGTTAAAGTATTTTATCGGTTTGTCAAAGACTTTTTCTCCACGCTGGAGAGATATCAGTAG